Proteins from a genomic interval of Sulfurimonas sp. HSL3-2:
- a CDS encoding HlyD family efflux transporter periplasmic adaptor subunit: MIKKYGIYVLVLVLFSIASLLIYKQLNPVKLADNLVASSGNVDGDLIALNTKYAGRIENIYVVDGQSVKSGDKVAALQNDEYEAELRSLQEGIDSAKEGLKALTQESMITKESVPLEIKKASRAIDIAYAQKKELENSLSSLQEQLKQDETDFGRDQTLFEKNLISQQKFEYSKLKLEHSKNSYDSQQQRLLQAQKSIDIAEYSLKLAQSQNKKIIALDANVEAAKNNIKSLQASRDKLRIIIDDLVIKSPIDGFVVEKVANKGEVINPGMVVATLIDPRSLYLKIFVDTLENGKIKIGDKAVIFLDAYPDRPIKAEVVSVAQKAEFTPKDVSVKSDRIQRVYALHLRPLEVNPLLKLGIPAIGIVSLDGEGLPSSLSEIPKI; encoded by the coding sequence GTGATCAAAAAATATGGAATCTATGTTTTAGTCTTAGTTTTATTTTCCATCGCATCACTGCTTATCTACAAGCAGTTAAACCCTGTCAAACTTGCAGACAATCTTGTGGCATCATCGGGAAATGTCGACGGTGACCTTATAGCTCTCAATACAAAATATGCAGGCCGTATAGAAAATATATACGTCGTGGACGGTCAAAGCGTCAAAAGCGGCGATAAAGTGGCAGCTTTGCAAAATGATGAGTATGAAGCGGAGTTAAGATCGCTGCAAGAGGGGATAGACTCTGCAAAAGAGGGACTCAAAGCTCTTACACAAGAGAGTATGATCACTAAAGAGAGTGTTCCTTTGGAGATAAAAAAAGCTTCAAGAGCCATCGATATAGCTTATGCACAAAAAAAAGAGTTAGAGAACTCTTTGTCATCACTTCAAGAGCAGCTAAAACAGGATGAAACGGATTTTGGCCGTGACCAGACACTCTTTGAAAAGAACCTTATCAGCCAGCAGAAGTTTGAGTACTCAAAATTAAAGCTTGAACACTCGAAGAACAGTTACGACTCACAACAGCAAAGACTTTTGCAGGCACAAAAAAGTATAGATATCGCCGAGTATTCCCTAAAACTTGCACAGAGTCAAAATAAAAAGATAATCGCACTTGATGCAAATGTAGAAGCGGCAAAAAACAATATAAAGTCTTTACAGGCAAGCCGTGACAAACTGCGCATTATCATAGACGACTTGGTCATAAAATCTCCGATTGACGGTTTTGTAGTCGAAAAAGTCGCAAATAAAGGTGAAGTCATCAATCCGGGTATGGTTGTGGCGACACTTATTGACCCGAGAAGCCTTTATCTGAAGATATTTGTCGATACGCTTGAAAACGGCAAGATAAAGATAGGCGATAAGGCTGTCATATTTTTAGATGCTTATCCCGATAGGCCTATAAAAGCAGAAGTGGTGAGTGTCGCTCAAAAAGCTGAGTTCACACCAAAAGATGTGAGTGTCAAAAGTGACAGGATACAAAGGGTGTATGCTCTGCATCTAAGACCTTTAGAAGTGAATCCGCTTTTAAAGCTTGGTATCCCGGCTATCGGAATCGTCTCACTTGACGGAGAGGGGCTGCCAAGCTCGCTAAGTGAGATCCCTAAAATATGA
- a CDS encoding MFS transporter — translation MSTINKNVVMMGLVSYFTDFASAMITPILPIFVVIVLHEGMDKLGLIVAVATFISYALRIFSGYIADKFEVVKPLVVGGYLLSTISKPLFGFAHDYIAVGALRSAERFGKGVRAAPKDLLISHYSHKDHSGKTFGFHKTLDLAGELSGALFLFLMLYHFGQSETVMRNIFMATIIPGLIGVFIVIFFVKDIQKKQDIGPRLTFRLTQQDKQTAKRLVFYFFYMMFALDSAYFTMEAKSVGIATLVIPLLFMVSTTMQSLTSYYFGMLTDKIGVKKVMGVAYTSGVFAQFFLFLQTPMFTWIAFGFLGLFTVISLNANRSYIAKTADNRGVVFGLFYACVALFGAVGAYISGVIWEHYGMHASLTLSFVATAVITLLFFVKGKF, via the coding sequence ATGAGTACGATCAACAAAAATGTTGTGATGATGGGACTTGTGAGCTATTTCACCGATTTTGCTTCGGCGATGATCACACCCATACTTCCTATTTTTGTCGTCATTGTTTTGCATGAAGGGATGGATAAGCTCGGTCTTATCGTGGCTGTGGCTACCTTTATCTCTTATGCTCTTCGCATCTTCTCAGGCTACATCGCCGACAAGTTCGAAGTCGTCAAGCCTTTGGTGGTCGGAGGCTATCTGCTCTCGACCATAAGTAAGCCGCTTTTTGGATTTGCCCATGATTATATTGCTGTAGGTGCACTAAGAAGTGCGGAGCGTTTTGGAAAAGGGGTCCGTGCGGCTCCAAAAGATCTTCTTATCTCCCACTACTCGCATAAAGACCACTCCGGTAAGACTTTTGGATTTCATAAGACACTCGACCTTGCAGGAGAACTAAGCGGCGCACTCTTTTTGTTTTTGATGCTTTACCATTTTGGACAAAGCGAAACTGTGATGCGCAATATCTTTATGGCGACGATTATCCCCGGACTTATCGGGGTATTTATCGTAATCTTTTTTGTCAAGGATATTCAAAAAAAACAAGATATTGGACCCAGACTTACATTCAGACTCACACAACAAGATAAGCAGACTGCTAAAAGACTTGTCTTTTACTTCTTTTACATGATGTTTGCACTAGATAGCGCTTACTTTACGATGGAAGCAAAAAGTGTGGGGATAGCGACTCTTGTCATCCCTCTTTTGTTTATGGTCTCGACAACAATGCAGAGTCTGACAAGCTATTACTTCGGGATGTTGACCGATAAGATCGGTGTAAAAAAAGTGATGGGTGTCGCGTACACAAGCGGGGTGTTTGCACAGTTTTTTCTATTTTTGCAGACTCCTATGTTTACGTGGATAGCGTTTGGCTTTTTAGGTCTTTTTACGGTTATCTCGCTCAATGCAAACCGCTCCTATATCGCAAAAACAGCCGATAACAGAGGAGTCGTCTTCGGGCTTTTTTATGCCTGCGTGGCTCTTTTTGGAGCAGTGGGTGCATACATCTCAGGAGTGATCTGGGAACACTATGGTATGCATGCTTCGCTTACTCTTTCTTTTGTCGCGACAGCTGTCATCACATTGCTGTTCTTTGTCAAAGGAAAGTTTTAA
- a CDS encoding ATP-binding cassette domain-containing protein: MADLHVKNVSLRYKKVTALSDASFEANSGEIIGFIGADGAGKSSLMHAIAGVANFEGEISYLGHLYHSAKEAEKIKEQMGFMPQGIGLVLYDTLTVDEHLRFFADLRGLKNNAELKSYKEKLLHMSGLSDFTDRRAEQLSGGMMQKLSLICALLHRPKLLILDEPTTGVDPLSRLELWEILDNIRKEEGTIIIVSTAYMQEALKMDRVHLFHNSKIIASGTSVELIDSIRPYTYTATLTCKDEECLSFANTAYSLQSQDAPLAEPTLEGLFFINALKEQKKIANIEIKQKESSEEIPMVVMESHGVTKRFNSFVANKNIDMQLKRGEILGLLGANGAGKTTFIKMLLGLYSIDEGELTLLGKTIKSGKDRQELKSKIGYVSQHFALYKDMTVRENLLYFARMHRIGVFKAIERIKLYAEELGFEHYLDSFPSELPLGVNQRFSIAAALLHEPLVLFLDEPTSGVDTLARAQFWQILQKLKEVWGISILITTHYMSEAEYCDRIVLLKNGEKIADDSVENLYKKYPQAKSFEDIFLEFYKVTR; the protein is encoded by the coding sequence ATGGCGGACTTACATGTAAAGAACGTAAGTCTCAGATATAAAAAGGTAACGGCTCTAAGCGATGCTTCATTTGAGGCGAACAGCGGCGAGATCATCGGTTTTATCGGAGCCGACGGTGCAGGTAAAAGCTCTTTGATGCATGCAATTGCCGGAGTAGCCAATTTCGAAGGAGAGATCAGTTACTTAGGGCATCTTTACCACAGTGCAAAAGAGGCGGAGAAGATTAAAGAGCAGATGGGGTTTATGCCTCAGGGGATAGGTCTGGTCCTGTACGATACTTTGACGGTAGATGAACACCTCCGTTTCTTCGCAGACCTGCGGGGGCTGAAAAACAATGCAGAGTTGAAAAGTTACAAAGAGAAGTTGTTACATATGTCCGGACTCAGTGATTTTACCGACAGACGTGCGGAACAGCTAAGCGGTGGGATGATGCAAAAACTCTCGCTTATATGCGCACTTTTGCACCGTCCAAAGCTCTTGATCCTGGATGAACCGACAACGGGAGTCGACCCGCTCAGCCGTCTTGAGCTCTGGGAGATACTTGACAACATACGAAAGGAAGAGGGGACGATCATCATCGTAAGCACCGCATATATGCAGGAGGCTTTAAAGATGGACAGAGTGCACCTGTTTCACAACTCCAAGATCATAGCAAGCGGGACATCCGTAGAACTTATAGACTCCATACGCCCGTACACGTACACCGCAACGCTTACATGTAAGGATGAGGAGTGTCTGTCGTTTGCAAATACAGCCTACTCTTTACAATCGCAGGATGCTCCTTTAGCCGAGCCTACGCTGGAAGGACTCTTCTTTATCAATGCACTAAAAGAGCAAAAGAAAATAGCAAATATAGAGATAAAACAAAAAGAGAGCAGTGAAGAGATCCCGATGGTGGTGATGGAGTCTCACGGCGTGACAAAACGGTTCAACTCGTTCGTGGCGAACAAGAACATAGATATGCAGCTCAAACGAGGAGAGATACTGGGGCTCTTAGGGGCAAACGGAGCAGGAAAGACTACCTTTATCAAGATGCTTCTGGGCCTCTACTCTATAGATGAGGGAGAACTCACACTGCTTGGCAAAACGATAAAAAGTGGAAAAGACAGACAGGAACTTAAATCCAAGATAGGTTATGTCTCACAGCATTTTGCACTTTATAAAGATATGACGGTAAGAGAGAACCTTCTTTATTTTGCAAGGATGCACCGTATCGGAGTATTTAAAGCGATTGAACGCATAAAACTCTATGCCGAAGAACTGGGATTTGAACACTATCTTGACAGTTTTCCAAGTGAACTCCCCCTTGGTGTCAACCAGCGTTTTTCGATCGCTGCAGCACTTTTACATGAGCCTTTGGTACTTTTCTTGGATGAACCGACAAGCGGGGTGGATACTCTGGCCCGTGCACAGTTCTGGCAGATACTTCAAAAACTAAAAGAGGTGTGGGGTATCTCCATTCTGATCACGACCCACTATATGAGCGAAGCGGAATATTGCGATAGAATAGTACTGCTAAAAAACGGAGAGAAAATAGCTGACGACAGCGTGGAAAATCTCTATAAAAAGTATCCTCAGGCAAAAAGTTTTGAAGATATCTTCCTGGAATTCTATAAGGTCACACGATGA
- a CDS encoding ABC transporter permease: MKHRIRLSIIKAFILKEITELVRTRLIIMVYMMPSMVTILFGYGIAMDVTHSRISIIDYDNSKFSRELISKFQHSKYFDATLKLQSEKEAMKSIKQAKTDIVLIIPSSFEKNLVKGQKSELGVFIDAAFANRASTMQSYVQGVIYSMAQSITDVPMISLNTRTLFNQAMRDEDAIVPGLIGLVLLVAPAILTALIIVKEKEKGTIFNFYASPVSKFEFMIAKLLPVFMLHSINIFILFLWATLLFEVPFRGSFFLYWISSELYLLISLSIGMLISIITSRQIVAVVMTVIITILPAFLYSGMLMPISSMQGASWVEAHMFPVMYYNHILYDAFLIGQGFDSPKIVLYLFIMAGFVVVLLGSGALLLKKEMR; encoded by the coding sequence ATGAAGCACCGCATACGGTTATCGATCATAAAAGCATTTATACTCAAAGAGATAACTGAGCTTGTAAGAACACGTCTTATCATCATGGTCTATATGATGCCCTCGATGGTCACGATCCTTTTTGGATACGGGATAGCCATGGATGTGACCCATTCAAGGATAAGTATCATCGACTACGATAACAGCAAGTTTTCAAGAGAGCTGATCTCGAAGTTTCAGCACTCAAAATATTTTGACGCGACACTGAAACTTCAAAGCGAAAAAGAGGCTATGAAGTCCATTAAGCAGGCGAAGACTGATATCGTGCTTATCATCCCGAGCTCGTTTGAGAAGAACTTGGTAAAGGGTCAAAAAAGTGAACTGGGAGTGTTCATAGATGCGGCTTTTGCAAACAGGGCAAGTACGATGCAAAGTTATGTGCAGGGAGTGATATACTCGATGGCGCAAAGTATCACGGATGTCCCTATGATATCACTTAATACCCGTACGCTTTTTAATCAGGCGATGCGCGACGAAGATGCCATCGTACCGGGTCTCATCGGTCTCGTACTGCTTGTCGCACCGGCGATCCTCACTGCCCTCATCATCGTAAAAGAGAAGGAAAAGGGAACGATATTTAACTTTTACGCATCGCCTGTCAGCAAGTTCGAGTTTATGATAGCGAAGCTTCTGCCTGTGTTTATGCTCCACTCGATCAATATATTTATCCTCTTTCTTTGGGCGACACTGCTTTTTGAAGTCCCTTTTAGGGGAAGCTTCTTTCTCTACTGGATATCAAGCGAGCTTTACCTGCTTATAAGTCTGAGTATCGGTATGCTTATCTCCATCATCACAAGCAGACAGATCGTAGCTGTGGTAATGACCGTTATCATAACCATCCTGCCTGCCTTTTTATATTCAGGGATGCTGATGCCTATCTCCTCTATGCAGGGCGCATCTTGGGTGGAAGCGCATATGTTTCCGGTCATGTACTACAACCATATCCTTTATGATGCATTTTTGATAGGTCAGGGGTTTGATTCTCCAAAGATAGTGCTTTATCTTTTCATTATGGCAGGGTTTGTCGTTGTATTGCTTGGCAGCGGAGCATTACTCCTTAAAAAGGAGATGAGATGA
- a CDS encoding ABC transporter permease, producing the protein MIRIFFVVFAKEMASFMRSPMLVLLVLYSFTIDIYVSGDGIDIEPRNVAVGYVDNSGGGISQKILSGLHQPEFVRAVRFNSQRDLSQAIFNKEVMVGLVFDSDFETLYRQKKDTQLNVLLDATSASQGFTTLSYLQNILLGFEGLDIPVELKIHKLFNQNSDNKSFMALSELLSLITMLVVILTAIVFVREKEEGTWDIMLLMPIDPRVTILAKSFSQVIIVTFGVVLSLGIVNFYIFDTPMNGSFWAFMLLTFLYSFASAGIGLFVAAVAKDVMQVAQFSIVIMMPLIFLSGAWTPVYAMHPILEFFSLFSPLRYYIEGSESIFYRGTEFMDLYPYFFGVLSLGVILYWIGFRKIGRLF; encoded by the coding sequence ATGATACGTATCTTCTTTGTGGTCTTTGCAAAAGAGATGGCGAGTTTTATGCGCTCGCCTATGCTCGTCCTTTTAGTGCTTTACTCATTTACGATAGATATCTATGTATCGGGAGACGGCATCGATATAGAGCCAAGAAATGTGGCTGTAGGCTATGTCGATAACAGCGGAGGCGGCATCAGTCAAAAGATACTCTCAGGTTTGCATCAGCCGGAGTTCGTTCGAGCTGTCCGTTTTAATTCGCAAAGAGATCTGAGTCAGGCGATCTTTAACAAAGAGGTGATGGTCGGTCTGGTCTTTGACTCGGATTTTGAGACACTTTACCGCCAGAAAAAAGATACCCAGTTAAATGTTCTTCTTGATGCAACGTCGGCTTCTCAAGGTTTTACGACACTCTCTTATCTTCAAAACATTCTGCTCGGATTTGAAGGACTGGATATCCCTGTCGAGCTGAAGATACATAAACTTTTTAACCAAAACTCCGACAACAAGTCCTTTATGGCGCTTTCAGAACTGCTCTCGCTCATCACTATGCTTGTGGTGATACTTACTGCCATAGTATTTGTAAGAGAGAAGGAGGAGGGGACATGGGATATCATGCTTTTAATGCCGATAGATCCGAGAGTAACCATCCTTGCTAAAAGCTTTTCTCAGGTCATCATAGTCACTTTCGGCGTCGTACTGAGTCTTGGAATTGTCAATTTTTACATCTTCGATACTCCTATGAACGGTTCATTTTGGGCATTTATGCTGCTGACGTTTTTGTATTCGTTTGCGAGTGCAGGGATAGGGCTCTTTGTGGCAGCTGTCGCAAAAGATGTCATGCAGGTAGCACAGTTTTCCATTGTGATAATGATGCCGCTTATCTTTTTAAGCGGTGCATGGACTCCCGTGTATGCAATGCATCCCATACTGGAGTTCTTTTCGCTCTTCTCACCCTTACGCTACTACATAGAGGGAAGTGAAAGTATATTTTACAGAGGAACAGAGTTTATGGACCTGTACCCTTACTTCTTTGGTGTTTTGAGTCTGGGAGTCATTCTGTACTGGATAGGATTTAGAAAGATAGGAAGACTGTTCTGA
- a CDS encoding lipid A deacylase LpxR family protein: MRLSRWLALLCSVTLYADQFSIQFYNDYFAGADKHFTNGFALSWLDSDKNKVDSNSSSGYSTLLLHIVDTIPSVNIDNYKNYTAGASLSQIMFTPKDTTLSTPQYDDIPYAGYLGLSMFLFEWDRDSFKEYRVDLGVVGKESGAGDLQKSFHRLIRNKIPQGWDTQIKTHYVVNALYRYGEKSWQKVNSDGITMDWFNHGGFQAGNNITDLFAGSMFRFGKNYTNNFNVHYPYLKEEASLLRLDGKHKGFGWSLTTGVNVEALAYSYILDDAKSEGYNIDKNYVNGSLYLGGDFYYYAHKLTYFYQVQSSYITSQKTVDIYGGLTYTYQF; the protein is encoded by the coding sequence ATGCGCTTGTCGAGATGGCTGGCTCTTTTGTGTTCTGTGACTCTTTACGCAGACCAGTTCTCGATACAGTTCTATAACGACTACTTCGCAGGAGCGGACAAACACTTCACAAACGGCTTTGCTCTGAGCTGGCTGGACAGTGACAAAAATAAAGTGGATTCTAACAGTTCAAGCGGTTACAGCACTCTTTTACTTCATATTGTCGACACCATTCCCTCTGTCAATATAGACAATTACAAAAACTATACTGCAGGTGCAAGTCTCAGCCAGATCATGTTCACGCCAAAAGACACGACGCTCTCCACTCCTCAGTACGATGACATCCCCTATGCAGGATATCTGGGACTTTCAATGTTTTTATTTGAATGGGATAGAGACAGTTTTAAAGAGTACAGAGTCGATCTTGGAGTCGTCGGTAAAGAATCAGGAGCAGGAGATCTGCAAAAATCATTTCACAGGCTGATAAGAAATAAGATACCTCAAGGATGGGATACTCAGATCAAAACACACTATGTGGTTAATGCCCTTTATAGATATGGAGAGAAAAGCTGGCAGAAAGTGAATTCCGACGGCATTACTATGGACTGGTTTAACCACGGCGGTTTTCAGGCCGGGAATAATATTACGGATCTCTTTGCCGGAAGTATGTTTCGTTTTGGGAAAAACTATACGAACAACTTTAATGTTCACTATCCCTATCTTAAAGAGGAAGCATCTCTTTTACGCCTAGACGGCAAACATAAGGGATTTGGGTGGTCATTGACAACGGGAGTAAACGTCGAAGCTTTGGCATACTCATACATCTTGGACGATGCAAAAAGCGAGGGGTACAATATAGACAAGAACTATGTCAACGGCTCACTGTATCTCGGAGGAGATTTTTACTACTATGCACATAAACTGACATATTTCTATCAGGTGCAGTCCTCTTATATTACAAGTCAAAAGACAGTTGACATATACGGTGGACTGACATATACCTATCAGTTTTAA
- a CDS encoding DUF3108 domain-containing protein codes for MASSITLQYEGELSFFGKVGEATLQYTNDGKNYHIKVSGNGTGIVGELTGNKQYIIESIGIVKENKLIPMQYIMRETSNDENKTKTYIFDYDNNKTLITQYKKENKKDFKFDVFKGKSQRTAKIVEENSTKELEKVYPDDMVSVFFNKRNNLLYMKQGETKLIHALGSEDTQDGVVIRLIEKKDDKFIFSVRVEKDYLEGGAEDVTFVLDKNNILFETNVDGILFFGSAKVQRKSVDTKKAE; via the coding sequence TTGGCATCATCGATAACTTTACAGTACGAGGGAGAATTGTCTTTTTTCGGTAAAGTCGGCGAGGCTACTCTGCAGTACACTAACGATGGAAAGAACTACCACATAAAAGTAAGTGGGAACGGAACCGGGATAGTCGGAGAACTGACGGGAAATAAGCAATATATCATCGAGAGTATCGGTATAGTCAAAGAGAATAAACTGATCCCTATGCAGTACATCATGAGAGAGACAAGCAATGATGAAAATAAAACAAAAACATATATATTTGACTATGACAACAATAAAACACTAATCACTCAATATAAAAAAGAGAATAAGAAAGATTTTAAGTTTGACGTCTTTAAAGGTAAGAGTCAAAGGACCGCTAAAATTGTGGAAGAAAATAGTACAAAAGAGTTAGAAAAGGTCTACCCCGATGACATGGTCAGTGTTTTTTTCAATAAAAGAAATAATCTGCTTTATATGAAACAGGGTGAGACTAAACTGATCCATGCATTAGGCAGTGAAGATACGCAAGACGGTGTCGTGATCAGACTGATAGAGAAAAAGGACGACAAATTTATCTTCAGCGTTAGAGTCGAGAAGGATTATCTTGAAGGCGGTGCAGAAGATGTGACATTCGTCTTAGATAAGAACAATATCCTATTTGAAACGAATGTCGACGGGATCCTCTTTTTTGGAAGTGCAAAAGTCCAAAGAAAAAGCGTCGATACAAAAAAAGCAGAATAA
- a CDS encoding MarR family winged helix-turn-helix transcriptional regulator yields the protein MKIHLEKSYGVRADNSMKTWIQLFRTYNKVRAKESAYIQSFGLTMNQFQVLEVLYHRGDMNIGTITKLTMGTPGNVTVVVRNLKRDGWISSVADLKDKRASILSITQKGRDIIEKLFPGHAKNFEEYFEVLDEDETETLFKLLRKLNKSL from the coding sequence TTGAAGATTCATTTAGAAAAAAGTTATGGTGTTAGAGCTGACAACTCCATGAAAACATGGATACAGCTTTTTCGTACATACAACAAGGTAAGAGCAAAAGAATCGGCATACATCCAATCATTCGGGCTGACGATGAACCAGTTTCAGGTTCTTGAAGTGTTGTATCATCGTGGTGATATGAATATCGGGACGATAACAAAGCTTACGATGGGGACACCGGGCAATGTCACTGTTGTCGTCAGAAATCTAAAACGAGACGGCTGGATCAGTTCTGTTGCCGATTTAAAGGATAAAAGAGCTTCTATACTCTCCATCACTCAAAAGGGTAGGGATATTATAGAGAAGTTGTTTCCCGGTCATGCAAAAAACTTTGAAGAGTACTTTGAGGTTTTAGACGAAGATGAGACGGAGACTTTGTTTAAACTGTTAAGAAAGCTGAATAAATCACTTTAG
- a CDS encoding YceI family protein: MRLKVILLATTLSFGTLFAGMYKVDVDHSNVAFKVKHMMISNVKGEFKKFSGTFEYDEKTNSLKALQGIVDIDSISTDNAKRDAHLKSADFFDAAKYPTMSYVLERVKGDTAYGKLTMHGITKEVKMELETSGTVVKDPWGNTRTGLSLSGKINRKDFGLNWNQVIEAGGVMVGDEVKMSIELEGILQK; encoded by the coding sequence ATGAGATTAAAAGTAATATTGTTGGCTACAACACTAAGTTTCGGGACACTGTTTGCAGGAATGTATAAAGTCGATGTCGACCACTCCAATGTCGCTTTTAAAGTCAAACATATGATGATATCCAATGTTAAGGGAGAGTTTAAGAAGTTTAGCGGTACGTTTGAGTATGATGAAAAGACAAACAGTTTGAAAGCTTTGCAAGGAATAGTGGATATCGATTCTATCAGCACGGACAATGCAAAAAGAGACGCTCATCTCAAAAGTGCCGATTTCTTTGATGCGGCGAAATATCCTACTATGAGTTATGTACTTGAAAGAGTAAAGGGTGATACGGCTTACGGGAAACTGACTATGCACGGCATAACAAAAGAGGTGAAGATGGAACTTGAGACGAGCGGAACCGTAGTAAAAGATCCTTGGGGCAATACAAGAACAGGTCTGTCATTATCAGGCAAGATAAATAGAAAAGATTTCGGCCTTAACTGGAATCAGGTTATTGAAGCAGGCGGTGTCATGGTCGGCGATGAGGTCAAGATGAGTATAGAACTAGAGGGTATATTACAAAAATAA
- the ygiD gene encoding 4,5-DOPA dioxygenase extradiol: MMSALFIGHGNPMNAIEKNEFTDSLDRVGKTLTKPKAILVISAHWVTPYSAVALHSEDNILYDMYGFPKALYDVKYQVKNADFLIPELKRLIPSLRVESRDLDHGVWSVLLHLFPKMDIPVIQLSIDATLSMREHFELGRKLAVLRESDVMIIASGNVTHNLREAVLWDKDAPIAEWAEEFDGFIKDALLAREYDTLIEFEKKQRYAHLAHPTTEHYIPLLYIAGAMQRGDESSFIYEGIEHGNLSMRSWMVY; the protein is encoded by the coding sequence ATGATGTCAGCACTTTTTATCGGGCACGGTAATCCAATGAACGCCATAGAAAAAAACGAGTTTACGGACTCGTTGGACAGAGTCGGTAAAACACTTACAAAGCCAAAAGCTATACTTGTCATCTCTGCACATTGGGTCACGCCCTACAGTGCAGTGGCTTTACATAGCGAAGATAATATCCTGTATGATATGTACGGATTTCCTAAAGCACTTTATGATGTGAAGTATCAAGTAAAAAATGCAGATTTTTTGATACCTGAACTGAAAAGACTGATCCCCTCTTTAAGAGTTGAAAGCAGAGACTTGGATCATGGAGTCTGGAGTGTGCTTCTTCATCTGTTTCCAAAGATGGATATCCCGGTAATCCAACTCAGTATCGATGCGACATTATCAATGCGGGAACATTTTGAATTAGGCAGAAAACTCGCTGTATTAAGAGAATCGGATGTTATGATAATAGCCAGCGGTAACGTAACACATAATCTAAGAGAAGCTGTTTTGTGGGATAAAGATGCACCTATAGCGGAGTGGGCAGAGGAGTTCGACGGATTCATTAAAGATGCCCTCTTAGCACGGGAGTATGATACACTTATAGAGTTTGAGAAAAAACAGCGTTATGCACACTTGGCACATCCCACTACAGAACATTATATACCGCTGCTTTATATAGCAGGTGCGATGCAGCGCGGAGATGAAAGTAGTTTTATCTATGAAGGGATCGAACACGGAAATCTAAGTATGCGAAGCTGGATGGTGTACTAA
- a CDS encoding pirin family protein, giving the protein MLKKIDKEKMFLSDQGWLQSRFHFSFAEYRDYDNMNFGVLRVLNDDIVHPQSGFGMHPHRDMEIISYVVDGEITHKDSMGNERTLKRGEVQYMSAGEGVYHSEYNNHKTDDLRLLQIWIMPPRKGLPTIYGDVSYKEEERKNRLLHIVSDEEGDAKVKLHQDANIYVSELDAGKEIRFAIGNGRQIYFVQIEGESEVNGLHVKRSDAVKITDEKSLHVKAVNDSHFLFIEMKAV; this is encoded by the coding sequence ATGCTGAAAAAGATAGATAAAGAGAAGATGTTCCTGTCAGATCAAGGATGGCTGCAGAGCAGATTTCATTTTTCATTTGCCGAGTACAGAGACTATGACAATATGAACTTTGGAGTCCTGCGAGTTTTAAACGATGATATCGTCCATCCGCAAAGCGGTTTTGGAATGCATCCGCATCGCGATATGGAGATCATCTCTTATGTCGTAGACGGCGAGATAACGCATAAAGACTCTATGGGAAACGAGAGAACGCTAAAGCGCGGTGAAGTGCAGTATATGAGTGCAGGCGAGGGCGTGTATCATTCAGAGTACAACAACCACAAGACAGATGATCTGAGACTTCTGCAGATATGGATCATGCCTCCCAGAAAAGGGTTGCCGACGATATACGGCGATGTGTCGTATAAAGAGGAGGAGAGAAAGAACAGACTTCTGCATATCGTCTCAGATGAAGAGGGCGACGCAAAAGTAAAGCTCCATCAAGACGCTAACATCTATGTCAGTGAACTCGATGCCGGTAAAGAGATCCGCTTTGCTATAGGCAATGGCAGACAGATATATTTTGTCCAGATAGAAGGCGAGAGTGAAGTAAACGGCTTACATGTAAAGAGAAGCGACGCCGTCAAGATCACGGATGAAAAGAGCTTACATGTAAAGGCTGTAAATGACTCGCATTTTCTTTTTATCGAGATGAAAGCTGTTTGA